In a single window of the Armatimonadota bacterium genome:
- a CDS encoding VWA domain-containing protein, with protein MGTWGRGLLLGTAVAVLVVAGCNGARRVSPSVPVPSGHPERSAPPTPAPVPPPAPAPAPSQPPPPPAAADANHYGAVLAAGVTDAGDPVSAGTEFPDTIDRLYIVFRAVSSDDPNIFAYFRAVAVEGFTPDADLGSLCIRPGCDGASRTPKGWVLAWKGSLAGFVPGEYRVRLEGPGDDVILSFTITPALPKAGSAAEAADATGYNVALAAFGGRIVAVTSEENDGDRGARNLIDGLPMVISGLRACRPSCGWVSASRRADTVEAHRQLFPQDVVFGFHQDREAQIHALIVDTTSYQQFISMAHRPRQVEVWVSPLSPTEGFTRAAAAWLEARQGEHLVAFPAVRARYVRLRILSNYGGRAVHAGEVKILESPEAPSILADVPKNIALAADGGAVARYSSLRQHYQAGALIDGSVTGLPWVSADGYLPQDLVLAFRGDREALVDRVVITPGGEGSSYAGQENWPKVVAISVSSISPLGPFEEVGQFTVPQEARGHAFPVSRRARFVRVRILKNYGGAQTSLAELAVIEGAEAGYQSILLRSSDPAAAAGGPAAQTDEPGIALERETNNTAAEANTLELARRLKGIIDPLGEQDHFRLTVPGSTPQVLTFELLGRPYLRTSLTLSDASGQALRRFDPAQAAGARAEFSWLVRPGDLFAQLTEPPVSLVMIWDTSGSMGEDSVANLRRAVDAYLSQVTPSERLNLIRFSGQAQAPDPPHVEVLLPEFTGDPARLRAAAQEKFFAKGATPFYDAVAKGIELLEGRTGNRAIVVMTDGVDTSSALDRAGFWSLLARHRIRLYTIGLGTELPVYDPLSGTSGRRFLAHAALGTGARAFFTENPERLASIYQEIAAEMRTPTPYYLRATLSGGPGTLAVTASGERIASVSAPSAIELILDASGSMKRPIGGRPMMDVAKEVMAQIITQLPDDAQVALRFYGHRIRQGRRGDCQDSELVVPFGRIDKARLLARVRSVRALGTTPIAYTLRQVGRDFGGAPGEKLVVLVTDGKEECGGSPSAVVAELAARGLKVRLNIVGFALADEAVKREMERVARITGGRFFDAKDAAALRQSIEQALAVPFDVLDAAGARVGGGITGQPVRVPAGVYTVMVRAAGPPMTVREVRVIPGGFTKVALRKEGQEVGVQVIGP; from the coding sequence ATGGGGACCTGGGGGCGCGGTTTGCTGCTCGGCACCGCCGTCGCAGTGCTGGTCGTCGCCGGCTGCAACGGCGCGCGGCGCGTTTCGCCAAGTGTGCCGGTCCCGTCCGGACACCCCGAGCGCTCCGCTCCGCCGACCCCGGCGCCGGTCCCGCCCCCCGCGCCGGCCCCGGCTCCGTCTCAGCCGCCCCCGCCGCCAGCGGCCGCAGACGCCAATCATTACGGCGCCGTCCTCGCCGCGGGAGTGACCGACGCCGGTGATCCCGTGTCGGCCGGGACGGAGTTCCCGGACACGATTGACCGACTGTACATTGTGTTTCGCGCGGTGTCCTCGGATGATCCCAACATCTTTGCCTACTTCAGGGCCGTAGCCGTCGAGGGGTTCACGCCAGACGCGGATCTGGGATCCCTGTGTATCCGCCCGGGCTGCGACGGCGCATCCCGCACCCCGAAGGGGTGGGTCCTGGCCTGGAAGGGAAGCCTGGCGGGATTCGTCCCCGGCGAGTACCGCGTGCGCCTGGAGGGACCCGGCGATGATGTCATCCTCTCGTTCACGATCACCCCGGCGCTGCCGAAGGCCGGCAGCGCGGCCGAGGCTGCGGATGCGACCGGCTACAATGTCGCCCTCGCCGCGTTCGGCGGCCGTATCGTTGCCGTTACCTCGGAGGAGAACGACGGCGACCGGGGGGCCCGAAATCTCATCGACGGCCTGCCGATGGTGATCAGCGGCCTCCGGGCGTGCCGGCCGTCCTGTGGATGGGTCTCCGCGTCCCGCCGCGCCGACACCGTCGAAGCCCACCGGCAGCTCTTCCCGCAGGATGTGGTCTTCGGCTTCCACCAGGACCGCGAGGCGCAGATCCATGCGCTGATCGTCGACACCACGTCCTACCAGCAGTTCATCAGTATGGCCCATCGGCCGCGGCAGGTCGAGGTCTGGGTCTCCCCCCTGTCGCCCACCGAGGGCTTCACTCGCGCCGCGGCGGCCTGGCTCGAGGCCAGGCAGGGGGAGCACCTCGTCGCCTTTCCGGCGGTGCGCGCAAGATATGTCCGCCTCCGCATCCTGTCCAACTACGGAGGCCGGGCGGTGCACGCCGGCGAGGTCAAGATCCTCGAGTCGCCGGAGGCCCCCTCGATCCTGGCGGATGTGCCGAAGAACATCGCGCTGGCCGCCGACGGGGGCGCGGTGGCGCGCTACAGTTCCCTGCGGCAGCACTACCAGGCGGGGGCCCTGATCGACGGCAGCGTGACGGGCCTCCCCTGGGTGTCGGCGGACGGCTACCTGCCCCAGGACTTGGTCCTGGCCTTCCGAGGCGACCGGGAGGCGCTGGTGGACCGCGTTGTGATCACCCCGGGGGGCGAAGGGTCGTCCTACGCCGGCCAGGAGAACTGGCCCAAGGTCGTCGCCATCTCCGTCTCCAGCATCTCGCCGCTCGGACCATTCGAGGAGGTCGGCCAGTTCACGGTCCCGCAGGAGGCGCGCGGCCACGCCTTTCCGGTTTCGCGGCGCGCGCGCTTCGTCAGGGTCCGCATCCTGAAGAACTACGGCGGGGCGCAGACAAGCCTGGCGGAGCTGGCGGTCATCGAGGGAGCGGAGGCGGGGTACCAGTCTATCCTCCTGCGAAGCTCCGACCCGGCTGCGGCCGCCGGTGGGCCCGCCGCGCAGACGGACGAGCCGGGGATCGCGCTCGAGCGCGAAACGAACAATACGGCCGCCGAGGCCAACACGCTTGAGCTTGCTCGCCGCCTCAAGGGCATCATCGATCCGCTCGGCGAGCAGGACCACTTCCGCCTCACGGTGCCGGGCTCGACGCCGCAGGTGCTGACCTTCGAACTCCTCGGCCGGCCGTACCTCCGGACATCGCTGACCCTGAGCGACGCCTCCGGGCAGGCGCTGCGCCGCTTCGATCCCGCCCAGGCCGCCGGCGCCCGCGCGGAGTTCTCCTGGCTGGTGCGGCCCGGCGATCTCTTCGCCCAACTCACCGAGCCACCGGTCTCCCTGGTGATGATCTGGGATACGAGCGGGAGCATGGGCGAGGACAGCGTTGCGAACCTGCGCCGGGCCGTGGACGCCTACCTGTCGCAGGTCACCCCGAGCGAGCGGCTGAACCTGATCCGCTTCTCAGGGCAGGCCCAGGCGCCCGATCCGCCGCATGTCGAGGTCCTGCTGCCGGAGTTCACCGGCGACCCGGCCCGGCTGCGGGCGGCGGCGCAGGAGAAGTTCTTCGCCAAGGGCGCCACGCCGTTCTATGACGCGGTGGCGAAGGGGATCGAGCTGCTCGAGGGCCGCACCGGGAACCGGGCCATCGTGGTCATGACCGACGGCGTGGACACATCCAGCGCGCTCGACCGCGCCGGCTTCTGGAGCCTTCTGGCCAGGCACCGCATCCGCCTCTACACCATTGGCCTGGGGACGGAGCTGCCGGTCTACGATCCGCTCTCCGGCACGAGCGGCCGGCGCTTCCTGGCCCACGCCGCCCTGGGCACAGGGGCGCGGGCGTTCTTCACCGAGAACCCGGAGCGGCTGGCCAGCATCTACCAGGAGATCGCCGCCGAGATGCGCACGCCGACGCCGTACTACCTCCGGGCCACGCTGAGCGGCGGACCCGGCACGCTGGCCGTGACCGCCAGCGGCGAACGGATCGCCTCCGTCTCGGCGCCGAGCGCGATCGAGCTGATCCTCGACGCCTCCGGGTCGATGAAACGCCCGATCGGCGGGCGCCCGATGATGGACGTCGCCAAGGAGGTCATGGCGCAGATCATCACGCAGCTGCCGGACGACGCCCAGGTGGCGCTGCGCTTCTACGGCCACCGCATCCGCCAGGGGCGGAGGGGGGACTGCCAGGACAGCGAGCTGGTCGTGCCCTTCGGCCGGATCGACAAGGCCCGGCTGCTGGCGCGGGTGCGGTCCGTGCGGGCGCTCGGGACGACGCCGATCGCCTACACCCTGCGGCAGGTGGGGCGGGACTTCGGGGGCGCTCCCGGCGAGAAACTCGTCGTCCTCGTCACGGACGGCAAGGAAGAGTGCGGCGGGAGCCCGTCCGCCGTCGTCGCCGAACTCGCCGCCCGGGGGCTCAAGGTCAGGCTGAACATCGTGGGGTTCGCCCTGGCCGATGAGGCGGTGAAACGGGAGATGGAGCGCGTGGCTCGCATCACGGGCGGGCGCTTCTTCGACGCGAAGGACGCCGCCGCGCTGCGGCAGAGCATCGAGCAGGCGCTGGCCGTGCCCTTCGACGTACTGGATGCGGCCGGGGCGCGCGTGGGCGGAGGGATCACCGGCCAGCCGGTCCGCGTGCCCGCGGGCGTGTACACGGTCATGGTCCGGGCCGCAGGCCCGCCCATGACCGTGCGCGAGGTGCGGGTCATCCCCGGCGGCTTCACGAAGGTGGCGCTGCGCAAGGAAGGCCAAGAGGTCGGGGTGCAGGTGATCGGTCCGTAA
- a CDS encoding Os1348 family NHLP clan protein, translating to MAERTVSREQLEEILVRAMEDDAFRARLLAAPADALAGYELSAEERQAFLAGSLRELLLTLDHDPGR from the coding sequence GTGGCGGAGAGGACTGTGAGTCGCGAGCAGCTTGAGGAGATCCTGGTGCGGGCGATGGAGGACGACGCCTTCCGGGCCCGGCTGCTGGCGGCTCCGGCGGACGCCCTGGCCGGCTACGAGCTGTCCGCCGAGGAGCGTCAGGCCTTTCTTGCCGGGAGCCTGCGCGAGCTGCTGCTCACCCTGGATCACGATCCGGGGCGATAG
- a CDS encoding cysteine desulfurase, whose protein sequence is MLGPRIRDDFPLLARQVHGRPLVYLDSAATSQKPRRVIEALVRYYQEYNANVHRGIYRMAEQATEAYEGARAKVAAFIGATRPEELIFTRSTTEAINLVAYSWGRANIHPGDEILLTEMEHHSNLVPWQLLAAEREARLRFVPFDEQGLLRMEEFDRLLSERTKLVAVTHQSNVLGTINPVRELAAKAHTVGAAILVDGAQSAPHMPVDVRELGVDFFAFSAHKMCGPTGAGALWGRYELLEAMPPFHGGGEMIMLVQKEQSTYKDPPHKFEAGTPSIADCIVWGEAVDYLREIGMEAIRDHEVRLVRYAMRRLAEIPGLRLFGPENPTRRGGTLAFDLEGVHPHDVAQVLDQEGVAVRAGHHCAQPLHRVLGVAATTRASLYLYNTEEDIDRLVSGLQAVRKVFSPPATRVPGS, encoded by the coding sequence ATGCTCGGCCCCCGTATCCGCGACGACTTTCCCCTCCTGGCCCGGCAGGTGCACGGCCGACCCCTGGTGTACCTGGACAGCGCCGCAACCTCCCAGAAACCCCGGCGGGTCATCGAGGCCCTGGTGCGCTACTACCAGGAGTACAACGCCAACGTCCACCGCGGCATCTATCGGATGGCGGAGCAGGCCACGGAGGCCTACGAAGGCGCCCGGGCCAAGGTGGCGGCCTTCATCGGCGCGACCCGGCCGGAGGAGCTGATCTTTACCCGCAGTACCACCGAGGCGATCAACCTGGTGGCCTACAGCTGGGGGCGGGCGAACATCCATCCCGGGGATGAGATCCTGCTCACCGAGATGGAGCACCACAGTAACCTGGTGCCCTGGCAGCTCCTCGCAGCCGAGCGTGAGGCTCGGCTGCGTTTCGTTCCCTTTGACGAGCAGGGACTGCTTCGGATGGAGGAGTTTGACCGTCTTCTCAGCGAGCGCACGAAGCTCGTGGCGGTCACCCACCAGTCCAACGTCCTGGGCACCATCAATCCGGTCCGCGAGCTCGCGGCGAAGGCGCACACCGTGGGGGCCGCGATACTGGTGGACGGCGCGCAGAGCGCGCCCCACATGCCGGTGGACGTGCGCGAGCTGGGGGTGGACTTCTTCGCCTTCTCCGCCCACAAGATGTGCGGGCCGACCGGCGCCGGGGCGCTGTGGGGGCGCTACGAGCTGCTGGAGGCCATGCCCCCGTTCCACGGCGGCGGCGAGATGATCATGCTGGTCCAGAAGGAGCAATCCACCTACAAGGACCCCCCCCACAAATTCGAGGCCGGGACCCCCAGCATCGCCGACTGCATCGTCTGGGGCGAGGCCGTGGACTACCTCCGGGAGATCGGCATGGAGGCCATCCGCGACCACGAGGTCCGGCTCGTCCGCTACGCCATGAGGCGGCTGGCGGAGATCCCGGGGCTGCGTCTGTTCGGGCCGGAGAATCCCACCCGTCGCGGCGGGACGCTGGCCTTCGACCTGGAGGGGGTCCATCCTCACGACGTGGCCCAGGTCCTCGACCAGGAGGGGGTTGCGGTCCGCGCCGGCCACCACTGCGCCCAACCGCTGCACCGCGTCCTCGGTGTGGCCGCCACCACCCGGGCCAGCCTCTACCTCTATAACACCGAGGAGGATATCGACCGCCTGGTGAGCGGATTGCAGGCCGTGCGAAAGGTGTTCTCTCCCCCGGCCACCCGCGTCCCCGGATCCTAG
- a CDS encoding non-heme iron oxygenase ferredoxin subunit: protein MAEYVRVAAADEIAPGDALVVAVEGRTIAVFNVGGTLYAVDDICTHEYASLSQGARNGEIVTCPKHGSRFDVRTGRVLSLPAVVPLNTYPVKVDDGQVYVLPVPQRGRGMPHKV, encoded by the coding sequence ATGGCGGAGTACGTGAGGGTCGCCGCGGCAGACGAGATTGCGCCGGGCGACGCGCTGGTGGTCGCGGTGGAGGGCCGGACCATCGCCGTGTTCAACGTCGGGGGGACGCTGTACGCCGTGGACGACATCTGTACTCACGAGTACGCGTCGCTGTCCCAGGGGGCGCGCAACGGCGAGATCGTGACCTGTCCCAAGCACGGCTCGCGGTTCGATGTCCGCACCGGGCGCGTCCTGTCCCTCCCCGCGGTGGTGCCCCTGAACACCTATCCGGTGAAGGTCGACGACGGCCAGGTCTACGTCCTGCCCGTGCCCCAGCGCGGGCGCGGGATGCCCCACAAGGTGTAG
- the sufD gene encoding Fe-S cluster assembly protein SufD gives MAARTSVLPLDRTGVEALSERFDEPPWMRAFRLRAYEVAEALPMPTTAEEEWRRTDLSGLNLQAFHLDPAVPSGPTAVPELPPGVIFTSLVRAVRDHPDLVGEYFMQRCVRSEESKFRALHGAFWTGGTFLYVPERVQVTVPLTSAVWIQAAGVAVFPHTLVIAEPGSTVTLLDDFGSMVGSWEAFVDPVVELIVKDGATVRYISRQDWLAAVTEIGIVRGRLFRDAQLSTLLAGFGGRITRRNVESLLEGPGASAEMLGLFFGHDGQHFDLQTLQEHRAPHTQSDLLYKHAVKDRARSVFSGMIRVHQGAQKTNAFQANRNLILSAGAKADSIPNLEIMANDLRCTHGSATSRLNEEQLFYLMSRGLPRREAVRMVVEGFFAELFDRVPLPEVRSALEQDIDRKMVQ, from the coding sequence ATGGCTGCCCGGACGTCGGTGCTGCCCCTCGACCGCACCGGGGTGGAGGCGCTCTCCGAGCGTTTCGACGAACCCCCCTGGATGCGGGCGTTTCGCCTCCGGGCCTACGAGGTCGCGGAAGCCCTGCCCATGCCCACGACCGCGGAGGAGGAGTGGCGCCGCACCGACCTGAGCGGCCTCAACCTCCAGGCGTTCCACCTCGACCCCGCGGTGCCCAGCGGTCCCACGGCGGTCCCGGAGCTGCCCCCGGGCGTGATCTTCACGAGCCTGGTCCGGGCGGTCCGCGACCACCCGGACCTCGTAGGGGAGTACTTCATGCAGCGCTGTGTGCGCTCGGAGGAGTCCAAGTTCCGGGCGTTGCACGGCGCGTTCTGGACCGGGGGGACCTTCCTCTACGTCCCCGAGCGGGTGCAGGTCACCGTCCCGCTGACCAGCGCCGTCTGGATCCAGGCGGCGGGGGTGGCGGTGTTTCCCCATACGCTGGTCATCGCGGAGCCCGGCAGCACGGTGACGTTGCTCGATGACTTCGGGTCTATGGTCGGCTCGTGGGAGGCCTTTGTGGACCCGGTGGTCGAGCTCATCGTCAAGGACGGCGCCACGGTGCGCTACATCTCCCGGCAGGACTGGCTGGCCGCGGTCACCGAGATCGGCATCGTCCGCGGCCGGCTGTTCCGTGACGCGCAGCTCTCCACCCTGCTGGCCGGGTTCGGCGGGCGCATCACCAGGCGGAACGTCGAGTCGCTGCTGGAAGGCCCCGGGGCGAGCGCGGAGATGCTGGGGCTGTTCTTCGGACACGATGGACAGCACTTCGACCTGCAGACCCTGCAGGAGCACCGGGCCCCCCACACGCAGAGCGACCTCCTCTACAAGCATGCGGTGAAGGACCGGGCCCGGTCCGTCTTCTCGGGGATGATCCGCGTCCATCAGGGCGCCCAGAAGACCAACGCCTTCCAGGCCAACCGTAACCTGATCCTCTCCGCCGGGGCCAAGGCCGATTCCATCCCGAACCTGGAGATCATGGCCAACGACCTGCGCTGCACCCACGGCTCGGCGACCAGCCGGCTCAACGAGGAGCAGCTCTTCTACCTCATGAGCCGCGGGCTCCCCCGCCGGGAGGCGGTGCGCATGGTGGTCGAAGGCTTCTTTGCCGAACTGTTCGATCGCGTCCCCCTGCCGGAGGTGCGGTCGGCCCTGGAGCAGGACATCGACCGCAAGATGGTACAATAG